In the Mastomys coucha isolate ucsf_1 unplaced genomic scaffold, UCSF_Mcou_1 pScaffold18, whole genome shotgun sequence genome, one interval contains:
- the LOC116096586 gene encoding uncharacterized protein LOC116096586: protein MGNSLGCVKEPKESIAVPEKAPISPKKRVRFKRKWRGKKILTPEASHREEALEGTGVIEETETLTKLTASLPKEHGVGGAEHPPSDILLPGDSAPNSGVGDQGMIVQVKERFQAEIQTAHLLLENESSVVRGAWDSLEEGMTVIAHLLDNPAERNCEKSVSQLVEFPRTASCSSRAVLLPLQGETAVEQGGTLLRSRSSTLPRIDYPSDPGDQDQPSKGWSVGGRTKSVPSAPHTGSRIAKCSVVSSIPKQSGDPIHTEPIHVGLVSRKELIMPASQSDLSVSGITMSILPSSSGYGSDGLRLHGIRSEDTEPEKTSTPFSEEDGTLSLEASHTDRGVWRRWVVYLG from the coding sequence atgggaaattcATTGGGCTGTGTTAAGGAGCCGAAAGAGTCCATAGCTGTTCCTGAGAAGGCTCCCATCTCTCCTAAGAAGAGGGTTCGGTTCAAAAGGAagtggagagggaagaaaatCCTTACTCCAGAAGCATCTCACAGGGAGGAAGCTTTGGAAGGCACTGGAGTCATTGAAGAGACTGAAACCCTAACGAAGTTAACAGCGAGTCTCCCAAAGGAGCACGGAGTGGGAGGGGCAGAGCATCCCCCATCAGACATTTTGCTGCCTGGAGACTCGGCTCCCAACTCAGGGGTGGGCGATCAAGGGATGATTGTACAGGTAAAGGAGAGATTCCAAGCAGAGATCCAAACTGCTCACCTTTTGTTGGAGAATGAGTCATCAGTTGTTAGAGGGGCCTGGGATTCCCTAGAAGAGGGTATGACAGTCATTGCTCACCTGCTTGATAACCCAGCAGAAAGGAACTGTGAGAAGTCTGTGAGCCAACTGGTGGAATTTCCGAGGACAGCATCCTGCAGCAGCAGGGCTGTGCTGCTGCCTTTGCAGGGAGAGACTGCAGTGGAGCAGGGAGGCACTCTGCTCCGATCTCGGAGCAGCACTTTGCCTCGGATAGATTACCCCTCTGACCCAGGAGATCAAGACCAACCTTCAAAGGGCTGGAGTGTGGGGGGAAGAACCAAGAGCGTTCCAAGTGCCCCTCACACAGGTTCTCGGATTGCTAAGTGTTCTGTTGTTTCATCAATACCCAAACAGTCAGGAGACCCTATTCACACAGAGCCTATCCATGTGGGTCTCGTGTCCCGAAAAGAACTCATAATGCCTGCTTCGCAGAGTGATTTATCTGTCAGTGGCATCACTATGAGCATTTTGCCATCCTCCTCTGGCTATGGCAGCGATGGGCTGCGCCTGCATGGGATCCGGTCTGAAGATACAGAACCTGAAAAGACCTCCACACCCTTCTCAGAAGAGGATGGTACCCTGTCTTTGGAGGCAAGCCATACTGATCGTGGGGTCTGGAGGAGGTGGGTGGTGTACTTGGGGTAA